The following are from one region of the Nostoc cf. commune SO-36 genome:
- a CDS encoding PD-(D/E)XK nuclease family protein: protein MLSTPTQLLRLSQGQLNLLEACPRKFQHTYLEKLNSPSNPEQEERLTLGSRFHLLMQQREMGLPIDSFLQADAQLQSWMLSFADAAPEILTAASDNQTFRESEHYRTLQLQDYLLTVVYDLLIADNQQAQILDWKTYPKPPNKRKLESNWQTRLYLHVLAETSDYLPEKISMTYWFVQSEGKPQNIKFNYNMAQHTQTAKKLNQLLSQLTNWLENYQNNQQFPQVGEGSKTCDYCQFAKRCDRTQAIEETVKDSLPNFDSIQEVSLNTIN, encoded by the coding sequence ATGCTGTCAACTCCCACTCAACTACTGCGACTTTCTCAAGGACAACTAAACTTACTAGAAGCTTGTCCGCGCAAATTTCAACATACCTACCTAGAAAAACTCAATTCTCCCTCAAATCCCGAACAAGAAGAACGGCTAACTTTGGGTAGTCGCTTTCACTTGCTAATGCAGCAGCGAGAAATGGGTTTGCCAATTGATAGTTTCCTGCAAGCAGATGCTCAACTGCAAAGCTGGATGCTATCTTTTGCTGATGCAGCCCCAGAAATCTTAACGGCTGCATCTGATAATCAAACTTTCCGTGAAAGTGAACACTACCGGACTCTGCAACTTCAAGACTATTTGCTGACGGTTGTCTATGATTTATTGATTGCAGATAATCAACAAGCGCAAATTCTCGACTGGAAAACTTATCCTAAACCACCGAACAAACGCAAGTTAGAATCCAACTGGCAAACACGGCTTTATTTACATGTATTGGCAGAAACTAGCGACTATTTGCCAGAAAAGATTTCTATGACTTATTGGTTTGTCCAATCTGAAGGGAAACCCCAAAATATTAAGTTTAATTACAATATGGCTCAACATACACAAACAGCTAAAAAACTTAATCAACTGTTAAGTCAGTTAACTAATTGGCTGGAAAATTACCAAAATAACCAGCAGTTTCCCCAAGTTGGGGAGGGTAGCAAAACCTGTGATTATTGTCAGTTTGCTAAACGGTGCGATCGCACACAAGCAATTGAAGAAACAGTGAAAGATTCATTGCCAAATTTTGACAGCATTCAAGAAGTCTCACTTAACACTATAAATTAG
- a CDS encoding GNAT family N-acetyltransferase has product MSSFDGTEAIYVRELGIDDIAPVYHLGEGLFTSDLYPYLYRTWDEWEVIGLYNTDPEYCLVAETDGELAGFVLGTIITKASWTYGYILWLGVSPKFQRRGVADKLVDKVVARMIEDGARFMLVDTDPTNTSALKFFNRKGFGNTRQHIFLSMNLSKHEYYGRLIDYEHQKAERAGYKRSRPAIRARKPDSVANEVVLNPLANESLITEDQSPI; this is encoded by the coding sequence ATGTCAAGCTTTGACGGAACTGAAGCAATTTATGTACGCGAATTAGGGATTGACGACATTGCTCCCGTTTACCACTTAGGAGAAGGCTTATTTACCAGCGATTTATACCCTTATTTATACCGCACTTGGGACGAATGGGAAGTGATTGGACTTTACAACACCGATCCAGAATATTGTCTTGTGGCTGAAACAGATGGAGAATTAGCAGGATTTGTTCTGGGAACCATCATCACCAAAGCATCTTGGACTTATGGATATATTTTATGGCTAGGAGTTAGTCCGAAGTTCCAGCGTCGGGGAGTAGCAGACAAGTTGGTTGATAAAGTCGTTGCGCGGATGATTGAAGATGGGGCGCGGTTTATGTTGGTAGATACTGACCCCACCAATACTTCAGCATTAAAGTTTTTTAACCGCAAAGGTTTTGGTAATACTCGCCAGCATATTTTCTTGTCGATGAATTTAAGCAAGCACGAATATTATGGGAGATTAATTGATTACGAACACCAAAAAGCTGAAAGAGCCGGTTACAAGCGCTCGCGTCCAGCAATTCGTGCCCGTAAACCTGATAGTGTTGCTAATGAAGTAGTCCTCAACCCTCTAGCGAATGAATCTCTAATAACTGAGGATCAATCCCCAATCTAA